AGGTGGACAAACGGCGAGGCCTATTTGGGTAAGATATATGGCCAAAGTCTACGCTGATCCTACGCTTGGATATACCAAAGGACCTTTCCCCAGACCGGAAAGACCGCTGAGCATAGAAATAGATTGCGACAAATATGATCTCAACAGTAATAGGTTCAACGACTTCGATTTTGATCCAAGAAAAAATGATTTTTAACAAATGTCAGCCAGAAACGAAAAAAGCCTCTTATGGGGCTTTTTTCTTGGCAACCCCATAGCCTCTTCATTAAAACCCTATAATATCATAGATTGTTAAATTTGTACCATGCAAGTACCCTCATTCAAGGTTGACGAATACAATTTACTACCCGACCATCCTGGGGTGTATAAATTTTTTAACGCAGAAAATGAACTTATTTATGTGGGAAAGGCAAAAAGTCTCAAAAAAAGGGTTTCTTCTTACTTTGTAAAAGGACAGGGCATCAACCATAAGACCAAAAGAATGGTCCGGGAAATACAAAAAATCGAAATTACCCTTGTCGATTCAGAATTTGATGCCCTCTTGTTGGAAAACAACCTGATCAAAAAGACACAGCCCAAGTACAACATCCTTCTCAAGGACGATAAGACCTACCCTTACCTGCTATTGACCAAAGAGCATTTCCCCCAAATCTACCCTACAAGGAAATTAATCCCACATAGAGGCACCTATTTTGGCCCGTTTGCATCGGTAAAAGCCATGAATAATGTGCTGGAATTGATAAGGTCAATTTTCACCATCCGTACATGCAAATTGGATCTTAACCCTGAAAAAATCCATGAGGGAAAATACAAAGTCTGTTTAGAGTATCATATTGGAAACTGCCTAGGTCCCTGCGAAGGAAAACAAAAAGAATCAGACTACCAGCAGGATATCGAACAGGCCAAACACATCCTAAGGGGTAATCTGGGAATTGCTAAATCTTATTTTAAAGAACAGATGCAAAAGGCTGCGGAAAATTTGGCCTTTGAACGGGCACAATATTTCAAAGATAAGTTAGATCTTCTTGAAAAATACCAATCAAAATCCATGGTGGTCAATCCTTCCATCAAAGACTTGGATGCATTCGCCATGGTAACAGATGAAAAAAATGCCTATGTCAATTACCTAAAAGTTAAAAATGGAGCGGTCATCATCACAAAAACTGTAGAACTGAAGAAAAAACTGGACGAATCAGATACAGAGCTCTTGCTTACCGCCATTGTGAGATTAAGAGACCAATTCAACAGTGATGCAGAGGAGATCATTGTCAATATTCCAATTGAAGAAAATTACGAAGGCCTGAATATTCATGTTCCGAAGATAGGAGACAAAAAGAGCCTGATAGAACTATCTCTTAAAAATGCCAAATACTATAAACAGGAAAAGCTCCTTGCCTCGGGAGAAGTAAAAGACAAAAAATTCAGAGTTTTAAAACAACTTCAATCTGACCTTTCGCTTCAGGAAATGCCTGATCATATCGAATGTTTCGATAACTCGAATATACAGGGCAGCAACCCAGTTGCCAGCATGGTCTGCTTTTTAAATGGTAAGCCTGCATTAAAGGAATATCGACATTACCACATCAAAACGGTAGAAGGCCCGAATGACTTTGCCAGTATGACAGAGGTAGTGGGAAGACGATACAGGAGATTATTGGAAGAGGATAAACCCCTGCCAAAACTCATAGTCATAGACGGAGGTAAAGGACAGCTATCTTCTGCGGTAGAAGCACTGAAAAATCTAGGTATTTATGGCAAAGTTCCTATCATAGGAATAGCCAAAAGGCTGGAGGAAATATATTTCCCAGGTGATCAATATCCAGTACATATAGATAAGAAGTCCGAATCACTAAGATTACTTCAAAGGATCCGGGACGAAGCTCACCGATTTGCCATTACTTTCCATAGAAATGTTAGAAGCAAGAAGGCCTTTGGATCCCAACTGACAGAAGTTGAGGGAATTGGAAAGCAAACAGCAGAAAGGTTATTAAAACACTTTAAATCTGTAAAAAAAATAAAGGAAGCAAGTGAAGAAGAAATAGGATCAATTATCGGGCAATCCAAAGCAAAAAAATTAAAGGAATGGTTAATAAAAGAAAAAGGCGGGTAGACCCGCCTTTTTTATTACCATTCCCAAAGGGAATTTTCTAAATCAAGGAGTTTATACTCAAATTCGAGCGCATTGAGAAAGGCGACCAAATCTGGATTCGGATGATCAGGATTAACCATATCAGCAATCAAAGCATTATCGGAATTGGTATATTTCCTTACCACTGATCTGAACAACCTTAGATCAAATGCCTGATCATAAGTCAGACTTTTGGAGTCATTTTGGAAATTCAACCACTTTGCCTCAGGATGATTTTTGAAGTGATTATAAAAATCTTTATACCTGATAAAACCGATGGTCTTTTGACCTGCATTGGCATTTGTTGGGGAAGGCATGACCAGTTCAATGTATTTTACGTCAAACTTAACCTGGGAATGATGCTTGTCAAATAAGAAGTCCTCTTTGAAGTCAAGATAGTACAACTGCTTGACAAAGATGCTGTCACCATTCGCAGCTATCCAGAAATTGTTCTGGAATTCAGAAATGGACAAAGGCTGTTTGAATTGCTCATCAGCAAAAACCTCAAGGGCATTTTCCTCCACTACCGCTTTGTAGATATTGTTCATGATACCATTATTTTTGGTATCTCCTGAGCCATACAGCGGGTGGTTGTACTTTTCCCTTAGATCAATCCTTCTCCAAACACTGATCTGGAACATGATATCATCTTCCCTGATCGGTAATACAGAGAACACCGTGTCTACTTTGAAGCGCCTGTCCCCACTATTACTTGGGCTAACACTTGTGGCAACTTGGCCAAAAACATCTGTGACTAAAATAAGTCCCAGAGCAGCCAGGGCTAAGGTAAAATAATTTTTAAGTTTCATAACATTCTCATTTTAATCGGGAAAGTCCCCATGTTATTACTTGATCTGCAACCTGATGATTTCAGGCGTAGTAAGTGTGGTTTTGATCTTGTTTCCACGGAAGTTGGTCCTGGTTACCTCAGTCACCCTTACCACAATTCCGTCACCTGATCTGGCAGCAGCCAAAAGATTTCTAATGGCTACATTTTTGCCAGTAATTGCAACCCTCTCCCTAGGAACCTCGCTTCTAAGTAGAATTACTTCACCACCGGTCACCTCAAAATTGGCATCTCTGGCCATTGTTCTTCCAAAGTTAACTTCAGGCAGTGCCTCAACGATCAAAGAAGAAGGTCCAGGAGCCGGATATGCCTGGCTCAAGTCAATTGGTCCTCTCCCATCAAACAAACGGATTGTAGGAGCAGGAACCGGTTTAATATCATACGAAACATCTCCGATTTTATTGCCTCCACTGGATACGCCGATAACAACTTTCCCTGAATTACCAGGAATAACGGTTACCTGACCAGGCTTTTGTCCTTTGATAAATGTACCATTAGAGATGGTAAAGTCGGGAGCATAAGAATTACCCAGGGCAGGAACATCGATCATGAGGTCATTGGCACAATCAGCATATAACTGGTTGACTACTTCAGAGGTTACCCTGATGACCGGCTGTGCGACAAAATACTCATAATCGACAGTCAATGTAGAATCCTTACCTGCGATATTTACTGTAATCTCTCCTTTCAGAATTCTTTTGGCAAGCCCCCTGTCGTCATATTGTCCAGCAGGTGGTACCGTAAAACTAATTTGACCAAAACCATCTACTACAGGCACCTCTCTTCCATCCACTGTCATTTTTGGAGTAGCAGATGAAGAGGATGATGCAATGAAAAGATTACCCTCAAATTTAGTACCGGCAGCAACCACATTGGAATTTGCAGCCACACTTGCTTTAAAGACGTCAGATTTGAAGTAGAATGTACCAATGGAATCTGTGATTGCTCTCAAGGCTTCAGATTCGATGTTAAGTACCTCATTTTGATATTGAGAAATTAGGGCAAGTACTGCACCAACTGGAGATTTCACAAAATTCAAGAAGACAAAACTCTTGTTCCTAACATCTGGATCATTTTTGAAGATTTCGATGTCCTTAGCATCCTTAGCAATGTCTTCGAATTCCAAATTAACACCTATGCCTTTAAGGATATCTGAAATTTGCTTAGGATAATTGTTCAATTTTTCCTGCATTTCAAATCCCTTTTTGTTATTGTTGAAAATATTTCCAGGGATGTCCACATTCTTCAGAGCAGAATTTTTAAACTGTCCCTGCTCATTTTTTGCGTCAGAAACAGTGATCAATTCCTGTTTAAGACTTTCCAGGTAGGCATAAACCTCAGCAGTTGTTTTACGAACCTCCTGAGCTGCCGCTACCTTGGGCACATCCCTCTCATTATTACCCTGCTGCTCAACTGTATTTGCAATAGATGAAACAGTAAATTCATTTTTGTCGATAAAATTTTTGGATGTTCTTTCCAATCCATCATTCAGCAATACAAACTTCTGGAGGATCTGGTTACTTACCTGCAATGCCAACAATGCTGTCAATACCAGGTACATCATTCCGATCATCCGCTGTCTAGGTGTCTCTTTTCCGCCAGCCATATTTTAATTCAATAAAAGATTAAACATTGGATACTTAAAGGCTTAACCTTTCATGGCTGTTAACATACCACCATAGATTTTATTGAGTGAGCTTACGTTTTGGTTCAATTTAGACAGTTCACTTCTGAAGGTTTCTGTTTCCTTACCAGCTTCAGTAATACCCTCCATAGCAGCAGCAACATTGGAATAAAACTTATTCAAAGTTTTCATGTGGTTTTGCGCATCGATAAGCTCCATTTCATAGACATTATTCAAGGCTGAAAGGTTTTTGGTCACCTCTACTACTTGCGCATGGTACAGCTTGGCATCATTAGATGCAGAAGATAGCTCTACAAGGGCAGTGGCTGTTTTGCCATAAGATTGATTGATATCCACCAAAGTTTTGGAAGCCATTTTCACATTTTCTGCATACTCATTGGTAGCAACAGCTGCATCGGACAATTTGCCCATTTTTTCAGCAGAAGAAGCGAGATTTTGAATGCCTTTACTCAAGCTGTCAAAAAGTTCCGGTCCAATTTTAGCATTTTCCAACATTTCATCGAACTTCTGAGTCAATCCGGCACCTTTAGCTGGGCTTTGTTCTCTAGCTGGAGCAGGCTCATCGCTCGCCAATTCAGGATATACTTTAGTCCAGTCTACCTCTTTATGTTTAGGTTCAAAGGCCGATAGAAAAAATATTGCCGCTTCTGTGGATAGCCCAAGACCAATCATCAAGCTGGCAAAAGGCCAGTCAAGAATTTTGAACATTGCTCCTAAAATAACCACAGCTGCACCTATACCGTAAATTTTTGGCATAACATCGCCATAAAATTTGTCCTTGAAAGATTTTTTCTTTGTCATTTTTAAATAGATGATTAAGTTGAATTTGTTATTTGTAATGAATTGGGTGATTATCTTTTTCTTCTTCTACTGTTATTTACATCCAAAGAACCTGATCTACCCATAAAAGTTACAACTGTCCTAAAGCCAATGTGTGCAGTTTTTACATCTTGATATTCATAAGTTCGTGTACTTGTTTCTAGATAGTGAGCGATATCTTTCCAAGAGCCCCCTCTGACCACTTTCCTTCTTTCATTAGGATCATCGTATTTAGGATCGAGGTCCCAGGTAAGAGAGCTGGAAACGGGGCTGTAAGCGTCTTGTACCCACTCGGCGACATTGCCTGCCATATTATACAAACCAAAGCCGTTGGGAGCAAATACATCCACTGGGGCTGTGTAGGCAAATCCATCGTCGATATAATTACCTCTTCCTGGCTTAAAGTTTGCCATTAGACAGCCTCTTCTGTTTTTCAGATATGGACCACCCCAAGGATACTTGGCTACCTCTTTGCCACCTTTGGCTGCATATTCCCACTCTGCTTCAGTTGGAAGTCTAAACCTAGGGTAGTCGTAATCGGACTTGTCATTGGCATTCATGTGATACGTTCTCCACTCGGTGTACATTTGAGCCTGCTCCCAACTGACACCCACGACAGGATAATTATCAAAAGCGGGGTGATCAAAATAAAACTCCATCAAGGGATCTCCATAATGGTAGGTGAAACTTGTGGACCATACTGTGGTGTCAGGAAGTACCTCGTTCAAATTGAAGACAGGTGGTTCTTTCAATGTGGTAGGTGTACCATAGGTGTATTCTCCCAATCGAACAGCCTCCACAAACTGTCTGTACTTGTTGTTGGACACTTCGTACTTGTCCATAAAAAATTCCGAAATAGTAATCTGCTTGTTGAAAGCGGACTGCGTGAAGCCAATGTCTTCATCTGCCTGTCCCATCCAAAAAGTCCCGGCTTTGATGGCCACCATGTCTACTGGAAGGGGTTGCTGCCAGATTTGTCTCTTGGGGACGCCTGTTACTTCCCCCCTTCTGTTTT
This Cecembia calidifontis DNA region includes the following protein-coding sequences:
- the uvrC gene encoding excinuclease ABC subunit UvrC, translated to MQVPSFKVDEYNLLPDHPGVYKFFNAENELIYVGKAKSLKKRVSSYFVKGQGINHKTKRMVREIQKIEITLVDSEFDALLLENNLIKKTQPKYNILLKDDKTYPYLLLTKEHFPQIYPTRKLIPHRGTYFGPFASVKAMNNVLELIRSIFTIRTCKLDLNPEKIHEGKYKVCLEYHIGNCLGPCEGKQKESDYQQDIEQAKHILRGNLGIAKSYFKEQMQKAAENLAFERAQYFKDKLDLLEKYQSKSMVVNPSIKDLDAFAMVTDEKNAYVNYLKVKNGAVIITKTVELKKKLDESDTELLLTAIVRLRDQFNSDAEEIIVNIPIEENYEGLNIHVPKIGDKKSLIELSLKNAKYYKQEKLLASGEVKDKKFRVLKQLQSDLSLQEMPDHIECFDNSNIQGSNPVASMVCFLNGKPALKEYRHYHIKTVEGPNDFASMTEVVGRRYRRLLEEDKPLPKLIVIDGGKGQLSSAVEALKNLGIYGKVPIIGIAKRLEEIYFPGDQYPVHIDKKSESLRLLQRIRDEAHRFAITFHRNVRSKKAFGSQLTEVEGIGKQTAERLLKHFKSVKKIKEASEEEIGSIIGQSKAKKLKEWLIKEKGG
- the gldN gene encoding gliding motility protein GldN; this encodes MKLKNYFTLALAALGLILVTDVFGQVATSVSPSNSGDRRFKVDTVFSVLPIREDDIMFQISVWRRIDLREKYNHPLYGSGDTKNNGIMNNIYKAVVEENALEVFADEQFKQPLSISEFQNNFWIAANGDSIFVKQLYYLDFKEDFLFDKHHSQVKFDVKYIELVMPSPTNANAGQKTIGFIRYKDFYNHFKNHPEAKWLNFQNDSKSLTYDQAFDLRLFRSVVRKYTNSDNALIADMVNPDHPNPDLVAFLNALEFEYKLLDLENSLWEW
- the gldM gene encoding gliding motility protein GldM gives rise to the protein MAGGKETPRQRMIGMMYLVLTALLALQVSNQILQKFVLLNDGLERTSKNFIDKNEFTVSSIANTVEQQGNNERDVPKVAAAQEVRKTTAEVYAYLESLKQELITVSDAKNEQGQFKNSALKNVDIPGNIFNNNKKGFEMQEKLNNYPKQISDILKGIGVNLEFEDIAKDAKDIEIFKNDPDVRNKSFVFLNFVKSPVGAVLALISQYQNEVLNIESEALRAITDSIGTFYFKSDVFKASVAANSNVVAAGTKFEGNLFIASSSSSATPKMTVDGREVPVVDGFGQISFTVPPAGQYDDRGLAKRILKGEITVNIAGKDSTLTVDYEYFVAQPVIRVTSEVVNQLYADCANDLMIDVPALGNSYAPDFTISNGTFIKGQKPGQVTVIPGNSGKVVIGVSSGGNKIGDVSYDIKPVPAPTIRLFDGRGPIDLSQAYPAPGPSSLIVEALPEVNFGRTMARDANFEVTGGEVILLRSEVPRERVAITGKNVAIRNLLAAARSGDGIVVRVTEVTRTNFRGNKIKTTLTTPEIIRLQIK
- the gldL gene encoding gliding motility protein GldL, yielding MTKKKSFKDKFYGDVMPKIYGIGAAVVILGAMFKILDWPFASLMIGLGLSTEAAIFFLSAFEPKHKEVDWTKVYPELASDEPAPAREQSPAKGAGLTQKFDEMLENAKIGPELFDSLSKGIQNLASSAEKMGKLSDAAVATNEYAENVKMASKTLVDINQSYGKTATALVELSSASNDAKLYHAQVVEVTKNLSALNNVYEMELIDAQNHMKTLNKFYSNVAAAMEGITEAGKETETFRSELSKLNQNVSSLNKIYGGMLTAMKG
- the gldK gene encoding gliding motility lipoprotein GldK, translated to MYRIMNFRILSVFIIFFVSIMLQGCGLFGKRGTASEKENRRGEVTGVPKRQIWQQPLPVDMVAIKAGTFWMGQADEDIGFTQSAFNKQITISEFFMDKYEVSNNKYRQFVEAVRLGEYTYGTPTTLKEPPVFNLNEVLPDTTVWSTSFTYHYGDPLMEFYFDHPAFDNYPVVGVSWEQAQMYTEWRTYHMNANDKSDYDYPRFRLPTEAEWEYAAKGGKEVAKYPWGGPYLKNRRGCLMANFKPGRGNYIDDGFAYTAPVDVFAPNGFGLYNMAGNVAEWVQDAYSPVSSSLTWDLDPKYDDPNERRKVVRGGSWKDIAHYLETSTRTYEYQDVKTAHIGFRTVVTFMGRSGSLDVNNSRRRKR